A region from the Agrococcus sp. SL85 genome encodes:
- a CDS encoding ANTAR domain-containing response regulator: MTDDLFAEPQLDVPPAEPTTTARRVVVAEDESLIRLDIVETLQAAGYEVVGEAGDGERAVELATELQPDLVVMDVKMPKMDGISAAERIGNAKLAPVVLLTAFSQKELVERAGEAGALAYVVKPFTQNDLLPAIEIALARWDQIRALEAEVADLADRFETRKLVDRAKGLLNQRMGLSEPEAFRWIQKASMDRRLTMAEVAAAVIEQLGEKKPKK; this comes from the coding sequence ATGACCGACGACCTCTTCGCCGAGCCGCAGCTCGACGTGCCGCCTGCCGAGCCCACCACGACCGCACGCCGCGTGGTCGTGGCCGAGGACGAGTCGCTCATCCGCCTCGACATCGTCGAGACGCTGCAGGCCGCGGGCTACGAGGTCGTCGGCGAGGCCGGCGACGGCGAGCGCGCGGTCGAGCTCGCGACCGAGCTGCAGCCCGACCTCGTCGTCATGGACGTCAAGATGCCGAAGATGGACGGCATCTCGGCCGCCGAGCGCATCGGCAACGCGAAGCTCGCACCCGTCGTGCTGCTCACGGCGTTCAGCCAGAAGGAGCTCGTGGAGCGCGCGGGCGAGGCGGGGGCGCTCGCCTACGTCGTGAAGCCGTTCACCCAGAACGACCTGCTGCCGGCGATCGAGATCGCGCTGGCCCGCTGGGACCAGATCCGCGCGCTCGAGGCCGAGGTCGCCGACCTCGCCGACCGCTTCGAGACCCGCAAGCTCGTCGACCGCGCGAAGGGCCTCCTCAACCAGCGCATGGGCCTGTCGGAGCCCGAGGCCTTCCGCTGGATCCAGAAGGCGTCGATGGACCGCCGCCTCACGATGGCCGAGGTCGCCGCCGCCGTCATCGAGCAGCTCGGCGAGAAGAAGCCCAAGAAGTAG
- a CDS encoding TIGR03560 family F420-dependent LLM class oxidoreductase, whose protein sequence is MTTAAIRFGLFVPQGWRLDLVGIEPADHWQRMLAVAQRADAGPWESVWVYDHMHTTPHPTDEATHEAWTLMAALAATTERVRLGQMCTCIGYRNPALLAKIAATVDLISGGRLEFGIGAGWYEHEWRAYGYGFPGVGERISALRDGVQIIQRLWAEGEASLASETFAVEGAICRPQPLQTGRDGRPRIPTWIAGGGEQRTLRYVAKWGDAANFGGSPEQFARKRDILLGHLDREGRDPAEVRLSSNLNVVVRETEAEARRVAAAVNERADRALPSDHAGTGFSTQGAVVGTPQQVLDHVGAMRDAGLDTLIVYMPEVAHDQAGIDLFEREVVAALG, encoded by the coding sequence ATGACGACTGCAGCGATTCGCTTCGGCCTCTTCGTGCCCCAGGGATGGCGCCTCGACCTCGTCGGCATCGAGCCGGCCGACCACTGGCAGCGGATGCTCGCGGTCGCGCAGCGCGCCGACGCGGGGCCGTGGGAGTCGGTGTGGGTCTACGACCACATGCACACGACGCCGCACCCCACCGACGAGGCGACGCACGAGGCGTGGACCCTCATGGCTGCGCTCGCGGCCACGACGGAGCGCGTGCGGCTCGGGCAGATGTGCACGTGCATCGGCTACCGCAACCCCGCGCTGCTCGCGAAGATCGCCGCGACGGTCGACCTCATCTCCGGCGGCCGCCTCGAGTTCGGCATCGGCGCCGGCTGGTACGAGCACGAGTGGCGCGCGTACGGCTACGGCTTCCCCGGCGTCGGCGAGCGCATCTCGGCGCTCCGCGACGGCGTGCAGATCATCCAGCGGCTGTGGGCGGAGGGCGAGGCGAGCCTCGCCTCCGAGACCTTCGCGGTCGAGGGCGCCATCTGCCGCCCGCAGCCCCTGCAGACGGGCCGCGACGGCCGACCGCGCATCCCCACGTGGATCGCGGGCGGCGGCGAGCAGCGCACCCTGCGCTACGTCGCGAAGTGGGGCGACGCCGCGAACTTCGGCGGCAGCCCCGAGCAGTTCGCCCGCAAGCGCGACATCCTGCTCGGCCACCTCGACCGCGAGGGGCGCGACCCCGCCGAGGTGCGGCTGAGCTCGAACCTCAACGTCGTCGTCCGCGAGACGGAGGCCGAGGCGCGCCGGGTGGCCGCGGCGGTCAACGAGCGCGCCGACCGCGCGCTGCCGAGCGACCACGCCGGCACGGGCTTCAGCACCCAGGGCGCCGTGGTCGGCACGCCGCAGCAGGTGCTCGACCACGTCGGCGCGATGCGCGACGCGGGCCTCGACACGCTCATCGTCTACATGCCCGAGGTCGCGCACGACCAGGCGGGGATCGACCTCTTCGAGCGCGAGGTCGTCGCCGCGCTCGGGTAG
- the rpsA gene encoding 30S ribosomal protein S1: protein MTTATTKAPKQVAVNDIGSTDDFMAAVEKTLKFFNDGDLIEGTVVKIDRDEVLLDVGYKTEGVIPSRELSIKHDVDPTEVVEVGDTVEALVLQKEDKEGRLILSKKRAQYERAWGDVERIKDEDGVVTGTVIEVVKGGLIVDIGLRGFLPASLIELRRVRDLTPYLGQEIEAKILELDKNRNNVVLSRRALLEETQSASRGQFLQSLQKGQVRKGVVSSIVNFGAFVDLGGVDGLVHVSELSWKHIEHASEVVEVGQEVTVEILTVELDRERVSLSLKATQEDPWQVFARTHAIGQVAPGKVTKLVTFGAFVRVADGIEGLVHISELSSRHVETADQVVSVGDEVFVKIIDIDLERRRISLSLKQANEGVDPEGTDFDPALYGMLAEYDEQGNYKFPEGFDPETNEWKEGFDAQREAWEAEYAAAQTRWEAHKAQVASARDAEVMSNDVPSSASSFGGSEESSAGTLADDEALAALREKLTGSAE from the coding sequence ATGACCACTGCAACGACCAAGGCTCCGAAGCAGGTCGCCGTGAACGACATCGGCTCGACCGACGACTTCATGGCCGCCGTTGAGAAGACCCTGAAGTTCTTCAACGACGGCGACCTGATCGAGGGCACCGTCGTCAAGATCGACCGCGACGAGGTCCTCCTCGACGTCGGCTACAAGACCGAGGGCGTCATCCCCTCCCGCGAGCTCTCCATCAAGCACGACGTCGACCCCACCGAGGTCGTCGAGGTCGGCGACACGGTCGAGGCGCTCGTCCTCCAGAAGGAGGACAAGGAGGGTCGCCTGATCCTCTCGAAGAAGCGTGCGCAGTACGAGCGCGCCTGGGGCGACGTCGAGCGCATCAAGGATGAGGACGGCGTCGTCACCGGCACCGTCATCGAGGTCGTCAAGGGCGGTCTCATCGTCGACATCGGCCTCCGCGGCTTCCTCCCGGCCTCGCTCATCGAGCTGCGCCGCGTCCGCGACCTCACGCCGTACCTCGGCCAGGAGATCGAGGCGAAGATCCTCGAGCTCGACAAGAACCGCAACAACGTGGTGCTCTCGCGCCGCGCGCTCCTCGAGGAGACGCAGTCGGCGTCGCGCGGCCAGTTCCTGCAGTCGCTGCAGAAGGGCCAGGTCCGCAAGGGCGTCGTCTCGTCGATCGTCAACTTCGGCGCGTTCGTCGACCTGGGCGGCGTGGACGGCCTCGTGCACGTCTCCGAGCTCTCGTGGAAGCACATCGAGCACGCCTCCGAGGTCGTCGAGGTGGGCCAGGAGGTCACCGTCGAGATCCTCACCGTCGAGCTTGACCGCGAGCGCGTCTCGCTGTCGCTCAAGGCGACGCAGGAGGACCCGTGGCAGGTCTTCGCCCGCACGCACGCGATCGGCCAGGTCGCGCCGGGCAAGGTCACGAAGCTCGTCACGTTCGGTGCGTTCGTGCGCGTCGCGGACGGCATCGAGGGCCTCGTGCACATCTCGGAGCTGTCGAGCCGCCACGTCGAGACCGCCGACCAGGTCGTCTCGGTGGGTGACGAGGTCTTCGTGAAGATCATCGACATCGACCTCGAGCGCCGCCGCATCTCGCTCTCGCTGAAGCAGGCGAACGAGGGCGTCGACCCCGAGGGCACCGACTTCGACCCGGCGCTCTACGGCATGCTCGCCGAGTACGACGAGCAGGGCAACTACAAGTTCCCGGAGGGCTTCGACCCCGAGACGAACGAGTGGAAGGAAGGCTTCGACGCGCAGCGCGAGGCCTGGGAGGCCGAGTACGCCGCCGCGCAGACGCGCTGGGAGGCACACAAGGCGCAGGTCGCGTCGGCTCGCGACGCCGAGGTCATGTCGAACGACGTGCCCTCGAGCGCGTCCTCGTTCGGCGGCTCGGAGGAGTCGTCGGCCGGCACCCTCGCCGACGACGAGGCGCTCGCCGCGCTCCGCGAGAAGCTCACCGGCTCGGCCGAGTAA
- a CDS encoding PaaI family thioesterase, with protein MSEHDVDEATSALLERRGGRPGGELAERMGIEFLKLSAEHSIARMPVEGNRQPVGFVHGGAYCVIAETLGSVSANIHAGSDAVAVGVDLNATHTRSITSGWVTAECRALHLGGSMTVHEIVCTDDEGNRASTVRITNFIKRKR; from the coding sequence GTGAGCGAGCACGACGTCGACGAGGCCACGAGCGCGCTGCTGGAGCGGCGCGGCGGACGACCCGGGGGCGAGCTCGCCGAGCGCATGGGCATCGAGTTCCTGAAGCTCTCGGCCGAGCACTCGATCGCGCGCATGCCCGTGGAGGGCAACCGCCAGCCGGTCGGCTTCGTGCACGGCGGCGCGTACTGCGTGATCGCCGAGACGCTCGGCTCGGTCTCGGCGAACATCCACGCCGGCTCCGACGCCGTCGCCGTGGGCGTCGACCTCAACGCCACGCACACGCGCTCGATCACCTCCGGCTGGGTGACCGCGGAGTGCCGCGCGCTGCACCTCGGCGGCTCGATGACGGTGCACGAGATCGTCTGCACCGACGACGAGGGCAACCGCGCCTCGACCGTGCGCATCACGAACTTCATCAAGCGCAAGCGCTGA
- the polA gene encoding DNA polymerase I, giving the protein MVIDGHSLAFRAFFALPLDNFVNSEGQHTNAIHGFLSMLLKLLQDHRPTHLAVAFDISRFSFRTREYEAYKGTRDETPKEFKGQVPLLEEALHAMGVRTLSKEDYEADDILATLSVEGRKAGMDVFVVSGDRDTIQLVNDDVTLLYPAVRGVSELKHYTPEAVRERYGIEPEQYPEIAALVGETSDNLIGIDKVGEKTAVKWIQQYGTVANLLEHADEIKGVVGNNLREQRERAERNRRLNRLLTDVDLGVAPAELARGPVDEAKLREVFQRLQFRTLLDRVLKQEGSGEGAAPLEPEVQAPAVQKLVDEELDLWLSRAKGTVAVSIAQDEEGSIAGFGLATEAASAYVPFKHGTGDYVGLVDWLASDAPKVLHDVKAAIKALRRAGIELGGAVDDTRVSAWLATPTAPPKTFELDWQTEALLGAPLPAPDPNQLVPEVEPEQLGTVAWLTGELARAQQSRLDPGTRGVLDDIELPLMPVLARMEGQGVAIDSATLGRIHDALRERAAGHAEAAYAEIGHEVNLGSPKQLQAVLFEELDMPKTRATKTGYSTDAQSLADLQETNPHPFLGLLLQHREATKLVQIIETLQRAVADDHRIHTRYDQTGSASGRLSSNDPNLQNIPVRTEVSREIRSAFVHGEGFETLLTADYSQIEMRIMAHLSGDEGLIEAFHSGEDLHRFVGSRIFGVDPSEVTALQRVKVKAMSYGLAYGLSAFGLSKQLRISQAEAKQLMLDYFTRFGGIRDYLRGVVMQAKDDGYTTTIFGRRRPFPDLSSSNRVLRENAERQALNSPIQGSAADIIKRAMITIDRRIRDEDLGSRMLLQVHDELVFEVAPGEREALEALVRDEMAGAADLSVPLEVQVGVGPNWDAAAH; this is encoded by the coding sequence ATGGTCATCGACGGCCACTCGCTCGCGTTCCGGGCGTTCTTCGCCCTGCCGCTCGACAACTTCGTGAACTCGGAGGGGCAGCACACCAACGCCATCCACGGGTTCCTGTCGATGCTGCTGAAGCTGCTGCAGGACCACCGGCCGACCCACCTCGCGGTCGCCTTCGACATCTCGCGCTTCTCGTTCCGCACCCGCGAGTACGAGGCGTACAAGGGCACGCGCGACGAGACGCCGAAGGAGTTCAAGGGCCAGGTGCCGCTGCTCGAGGAGGCGCTGCACGCGATGGGCGTGCGCACCCTCTCGAAGGAGGACTACGAGGCCGACGACATCCTCGCCACGCTGTCGGTCGAGGGCCGGAAGGCCGGGATGGACGTCTTCGTCGTCTCCGGCGACCGCGACACCATCCAGCTCGTCAACGACGACGTCACGCTGCTCTACCCGGCGGTGCGCGGCGTCTCGGAGCTCAAGCACTACACGCCCGAGGCCGTGCGCGAGCGCTACGGCATCGAGCCCGAGCAGTACCCCGAGATCGCGGCCCTCGTCGGCGAGACGAGCGACAACCTCATCGGCATCGACAAGGTGGGCGAGAAGACCGCCGTCAAGTGGATCCAGCAGTACGGCACGGTCGCGAACCTGCTCGAGCACGCCGACGAGATCAAGGGCGTCGTGGGCAACAACCTGCGCGAGCAGCGCGAGCGCGCCGAGCGCAACCGCAGGCTCAACCGCCTGCTCACCGACGTCGACCTCGGCGTGGCGCCCGCGGAGCTCGCGCGCGGGCCCGTCGACGAGGCGAAGCTGCGCGAGGTCTTCCAGCGGCTGCAGTTCCGCACGCTGCTCGACCGCGTGCTCAAGCAGGAGGGCTCCGGCGAGGGCGCCGCGCCGCTCGAGCCCGAGGTGCAGGCCCCCGCGGTGCAGAAGCTCGTCGACGAGGAGCTCGACCTGTGGCTCTCGCGCGCGAAGGGCACGGTGGCGGTCTCGATCGCGCAGGACGAGGAGGGGTCGATCGCCGGCTTCGGCCTCGCGACCGAGGCGGCGAGCGCCTACGTGCCCTTCAAGCACGGCACGGGCGACTACGTGGGCCTCGTCGACTGGCTCGCGTCGGACGCTCCGAAGGTGCTGCACGACGTGAAGGCCGCCATCAAGGCGCTCCGCCGCGCCGGCATCGAGCTCGGCGGGGCGGTCGACGACACGCGCGTCTCGGCCTGGCTCGCCACGCCCACCGCGCCGCCGAAGACCTTCGAGCTCGACTGGCAGACGGAGGCGCTGCTCGGCGCGCCGCTGCCCGCCCCCGACCCCAACCAGCTCGTGCCCGAGGTGGAGCCCGAGCAGCTCGGCACCGTCGCCTGGCTCACCGGCGAGCTCGCTCGCGCGCAGCAGTCCCGGCTCGACCCGGGCACGCGCGGCGTGCTCGACGACATCGAGCTGCCCCTCATGCCGGTGCTGGCCCGCATGGAGGGCCAGGGCGTCGCGATCGACTCGGCGACCCTCGGCCGCATCCACGACGCGCTGCGCGAGCGCGCCGCGGGTCACGCGGAGGCCGCCTACGCCGAGATCGGGCACGAGGTCAACCTCGGCAGCCCGAAGCAGCTGCAGGCGGTCCTCTTCGAGGAGCTCGACATGCCGAAGACGCGGGCGACGAAGACGGGATACTCGACCGACGCCCAGTCGCTCGCCGATCTGCAGGAGACCAACCCTCACCCGTTCCTGGGCCTGCTCCTGCAGCACCGCGAGGCCACGAAGCTCGTGCAGATCATCGAGACCCTGCAGCGCGCCGTCGCCGACGACCACCGCATCCACACGCGCTATGACCAGACGGGCTCGGCCTCCGGCCGCCTCTCCTCCAACGACCCGAACCTCCAGAACATCCCGGTGCGCACCGAGGTGAGCCGCGAGATCCGCTCGGCGTTCGTGCACGGCGAGGGCTTCGAGACGCTCCTGACCGCCGACTACTCGCAGATCGAGATGCGGATCATGGCCCACCTCTCGGGCGACGAGGGCCTCATCGAGGCCTTCCACTCGGGGGAGGACCTCCATCGCTTCGTCGGCAGCCGCATCTTCGGCGTCGACCCGAGCGAGGTCACGGCGCTCCAGCGCGTCAAGGTCAAGGCCATGAGCTACGGCCTCGCCTACGGGCTCAGCGCCTTCGGGCTCTCGAAGCAGCTGCGGATCTCGCAGGCCGAGGCGAAGCAGCTCATGCTCGACTACTTCACGCGCTTCGGCGGCATCCGCGACTACCTTCGCGGCGTCGTCATGCAGGCGAAGGACGACGGCTACACGACGACGATCTTCGGCCGCCGCCGCCCGTTCCCCGACCTCTCGTCGTCGAACCGCGTCCTGCGCGAGAACGCCGAGCGCCAGGCGCTGAACTCGCCCATCCAGGGCTCGGCGGCCGACATCATCAAGCGCGCGATGATCACGATCGACCGCAGGATCCGCGACGAGGACCTCGGCAGCCGCATGCTGCTGCAGGTGCACGACGAGCTCGTGTTCGAGGTGGCTCCCGGCGAGCGGGAGGCGCTCGAGGCGCTCGTCCGCGACGAGATGGCCGGCGCCGCCGACCTCTCGGTGCCGCTCGAGGTGCAGGTGGGCGTCGGCCCGAACTGGGACGCCGCCGCGCACTGA
- a CDS encoding DUF559 domain-containing protein, producing MQASRAFSVRDAIASGVTRGELRGGAWCAPAHGIRVTGSLGDTAADFAEAVRAAAGPDQFFSHLTAARIHGMPLPARLADDRRIHVASPTGRSRMVRPGVVGHRLKSEVIEVDGLRVEALPDAFVHLATILTVDELVAVGDWLVCRDRRQALSVEDLRDAIRRYDGARGLVRARRAVALVRVGAESPQETATRLLLVRGGLPEPVLQHEAFDERGTFVGRLDLAWPALRLAVEYDGEGHFTSHEQGERDIARLRELERLGWTVIRITRRDLRDGGARVLAHIARVHARLSAR from the coding sequence ATGCAGGCATCCAGAGCGTTCTCCGTCCGCGACGCGATCGCTTCGGGCGTCACTCGCGGTGAGCTGCGTGGCGGTGCGTGGTGCGCACCCGCGCACGGCATCCGCGTCACCGGCTCGCTGGGCGACACCGCCGCCGACTTCGCGGAGGCCGTGCGCGCCGCGGCGGGACCGGACCAGTTCTTCTCCCACCTCACGGCGGCACGCATCCATGGCATGCCGCTGCCGGCGCGCCTCGCCGACGACCGGCGCATCCACGTCGCGTCGCCCACCGGTCGATCGCGCATGGTGCGGCCCGGCGTGGTCGGGCACCGGCTGAAGTCGGAGGTGATCGAGGTCGACGGGCTCCGGGTCGAGGCGCTGCCGGACGCGTTCGTGCACCTCGCGACGATCCTCACGGTGGACGAGCTGGTCGCGGTGGGGGACTGGCTGGTCTGCCGCGATCGTCGGCAGGCGCTCTCGGTCGAGGACCTGCGCGACGCGATCCGCCGATACGACGGTGCTCGGGGCCTGGTCCGCGCTCGTCGAGCGGTCGCGCTCGTCCGCGTGGGCGCGGAGTCGCCGCAGGAGACCGCGACACGCCTGCTGCTGGTGCGCGGCGGCCTCCCGGAGCCGGTGCTGCAGCACGAGGCGTTCGACGAGCGGGGCACGTTCGTGGGTCGCCTCGACCTCGCGTGGCCGGCGCTGCGCCTCGCGGTCGAGTACGACGGCGAGGGCCACTTCACCTCGCACGAGCAGGGCGAGCGCGACATCGCGCGGCTCCGCGAGCTCGAACGCCTCGGATGGACCGTCATCCGGATCACGCGCCGCGACCTGCGCGACGGCGGCGCACGGGTCCTGGCGCACATCGCACGCGTGCACGCCCGGCTCTCGGCACGCTGA
- a CDS encoding DUF4126 domain-containing protein gives MLELLTGTGLAAAAGMNAYVPLLVVGLVARLLPDVLALPEGWSWLASWWAIGALAVLLVVEVVADKVPAVDSMNDVLQTAVRPTAGGLAFGSTSGASTAAVADPSELFASQQWVPVVLGVAIALAVHLAKSALRPAANLATAGAAAPVASTAEDLGAVALSVLALVAPVLVLLVLGLLGALAWRIVRVARRRRAAGRPGTA, from the coding sequence ATGCTCGAGCTGCTCACGGGCACCGGCCTCGCGGCCGCGGCAGGCATGAACGCCTACGTCCCGCTGCTCGTCGTCGGCCTCGTCGCGCGGCTCCTGCCGGACGTCCTGGCGCTGCCGGAGGGGTGGTCGTGGCTCGCGAGCTGGTGGGCCATCGGCGCGCTCGCCGTGCTGCTCGTGGTCGAGGTCGTGGCCGACAAGGTGCCGGCCGTCGACTCGATGAACGACGTGCTGCAGACGGCGGTGCGGCCCACGGCCGGCGGGCTCGCGTTCGGCTCGACCTCCGGCGCCTCGACGGCGGCCGTCGCAGACCCCTCGGAGCTCTTCGCCTCGCAGCAGTGGGTGCCCGTCGTGCTCGGGGTCGCGATCGCGCTCGCCGTGCACCTCGCGAAGTCCGCGCTGCGGCCAGCGGCCAACCTCGCGACCGCCGGCGCCGCCGCGCCCGTGGCCTCGACGGCCGAGGACCTCGGCGCCGTCGCGCTCTCGGTCCTCGCCCTCGTGGCCCCGGTGCTCGTGCTCCTCGTGCTCGGCCTCCTCGGCGCCCTCGCCTGGCGCATCGTGCGCGTGGCGCGGCGGCGGAGGGCCGCGGGGCGGCCGGGCACGGCCTAG
- a CDS encoding DUF885 domain-containing protein, whose translation MTDQNAGAPSRPHTDIDRIAEDYVHRTAAQNPELNVYLGLEGDQAGYGDYSPAGRAEAASLARETLAQLEAAQPVDDIDWVTRTDLARELQLDLDVEASGWGDRDLNNLASPATGIRDIFDLMPTASEDDWAQIAQRMRNVPGAIEGYVASLRNGIASGSTPAGRQIENVLDQFTEYEAGEGFFRDFATAARAGEAELPASLKAELVEAAKAATEAHAGLAAFLRGELAAAANPVDAVGREFYSLMSRRFLGAEVDLDETYAWGIEELERMRDEQEAIAREIKPGASVQEAIAFLDQDESRKLHGTDALKAWMQRTSDQAIEELGRTHFDIAEPITALECMIAPTQTGGIYYTGPADDFSRPGRMWWSVPKGVTEFDTWRELTTVYHEGVPGHHLQIAQQTYNRGELNLWRRALAGTSGHAEGWALYAERLMESLGYLDDPADRLGMLDGQRMRAARVVLDIGVHLGKPRLDGTGEWDFEYAFEFLKANVNMNEPFVRFEVNRYFGWPGQAPSYKIGQRIFEQIRDEAKEQEGDAFDLKRFHMRVLNIGGVGLDTLRQAVLRG comes from the coding sequence ATGACCGACCAGAACGCCGGCGCGCCGTCGCGCCCGCACACCGACATCGACCGGATCGCCGAGGACTACGTCCACCGCACCGCGGCGCAGAACCCCGAGCTCAACGTCTACCTCGGCCTCGAGGGCGACCAGGCGGGCTACGGCGACTACTCGCCCGCTGGCCGCGCGGAGGCCGCGTCGCTCGCGCGCGAGACGCTCGCGCAGCTCGAGGCCGCGCAGCCCGTCGACGACATCGACTGGGTGACGAGGACCGACCTCGCCAGGGAGCTGCAGCTCGACCTCGACGTGGAGGCCTCGGGCTGGGGCGACCGCGACCTCAACAACCTCGCGAGCCCGGCCACCGGCATCCGCGACATCTTCGACCTCATGCCCACGGCCTCCGAGGACGACTGGGCGCAGATCGCGCAGCGCATGCGCAACGTGCCCGGCGCGATCGAGGGCTACGTCGCCTCGCTCCGCAACGGCATCGCGAGCGGGAGCACGCCCGCGGGCCGCCAGATCGAGAACGTGCTCGACCAGTTCACGGAGTACGAGGCGGGCGAGGGCTTCTTCCGCGACTTCGCGACGGCCGCGAGGGCCGGCGAGGCCGAGCTGCCCGCGTCGCTCAAGGCGGAGCTCGTGGAGGCCGCGAAGGCCGCCACCGAGGCGCACGCGGGCCTCGCCGCGTTCCTGCGGGGCGAGCTCGCCGCGGCGGCGAACCCCGTCGACGCGGTCGGCCGCGAGTTCTACTCCCTCATGTCGCGCCGCTTCCTCGGCGCGGAGGTCGACCTCGACGAGACCTACGCGTGGGGCATCGAGGAGCTCGAGCGCATGCGCGACGAGCAGGAGGCCATCGCGCGCGAGATCAAGCCCGGCGCGAGCGTGCAGGAGGCGATCGCCTTCCTCGACCAGGACGAGTCGCGGAAGCTGCACGGCACCGACGCCCTCAAGGCGTGGATGCAGCGCACGAGCGACCAGGCGATCGAGGAGCTCGGCCGCACCCACTTCGACATCGCCGAGCCCATCACGGCCCTCGAGTGCATGATCGCCCCGACGCAGACGGGCGGCATCTACTACACGGGCCCCGCGGACGACTTCTCGCGCCCCGGGCGCATGTGGTGGTCGGTGCCGAAGGGCGTCACCGAGTTCGACACCTGGCGCGAGCTCACGACCGTCTACCACGAGGGCGTGCCGGGGCATCACCTCCAGATCGCGCAGCAGACCTACAACCGCGGCGAGCTCAACCTCTGGCGCCGCGCGCTCGCGGGCACCTCCGGCCACGCCGAGGGCTGGGCGCTCTACGCGGAGCGCCTCATGGAGTCGCTGGGCTACCTCGACGACCCCGCCGACCGCCTCGGCATGCTCGACGGCCAGCGCATGCGCGCCGCCCGCGTCGTGCTCGACATCGGCGTGCACCTGGGCAAGCCGCGCCTCGACGGCACGGGGGAGTGGGACTTCGAGTACGCCTTCGAGTTCCTGAAGGCGAACGTCAACATGAACGAGCCCTTCGTGCGCTTCGAGGTCAACCGGTACTTCGGCTGGCCGGGCCAGGCGCCGTCGTACAAGATCGGCCAGCGCATCTTCGAGCAGATCCGCGACGAGGCGAAGGAGCAGGAGGGCGATGCCTTCGACCTCAAGCGCTTCCACATGCGCGTGCTGAACATCGGCGGCGTCGGCCTCGACACGCTGCGCCAGGCGGTGCTGCGCGGCTGA
- a CDS encoding serine hydrolase domain-containing protein, whose protein sequence is MPSHERLERALAYADRWIAYRRWRLRVPGVQVAVRADGALVLDAAHGVADASTGEALTTAHRFRIASHSKSLAAIVAMRLVDGGRLRLDDRAADHVPALAATEAGALTVQELLSHGSGTTRDGDDVAHWHLERPFPDAEALVALAERGTARIPASAEFKYSNIGFGILGLVVEGVTGEPYARAFARLLAEPLGLEGTLADVDAAHAPAGAPLTAGHGALHSADERPVLASPGTGALAAATGALSSAAELTDALRTVGEADVRLLSAEGRRRMRQRLWTTQGRDGGSAGYGLGLMHREVDGRTWVGHGGAWTGQATRTLVDAERDVVVSVLTNAIDGPAEELAVGVARIVQAALDEPEPDADLAMLRSFEGTYAGIWGRLDVVELGGRLLGVSPTAADPLAAVDVLEPVDEDRVRIAAATGMGSGHELAVAERGPDGAVVRWRGAWHMESVPTVPDAAGAPSTIA, encoded by the coding sequence ATGCCCTCCCACGAGCGCCTCGAGCGCGCCCTCGCCTACGCCGACCGATGGATCGCCTATCGCCGGTGGCGCCTGCGCGTGCCGGGGGTGCAGGTGGCCGTGCGGGCCGACGGCGCCCTGGTGCTCGACGCGGCGCACGGCGTCGCCGACGCGTCGACGGGGGAGGCGCTGACGACCGCGCACCGCTTCCGCATCGCGTCGCACTCGAAGTCGCTCGCGGCCATCGTCGCGATGCGCCTGGTCGACGGCGGGCGCCTGCGGCTCGACGACCGCGCCGCCGACCACGTGCCCGCGCTCGCCGCCACCGAGGCCGGAGCGCTCACGGTGCAGGAGCTGCTCTCGCACGGCAGCGGCACGACGCGCGACGGCGACGACGTGGCGCACTGGCACCTCGAGCGCCCCTTCCCCGACGCGGAGGCGCTCGTGGCCCTCGCGGAGCGGGGCACGGCGCGCATCCCCGCGTCGGCGGAGTTCAAGTACTCGAACATCGGCTTCGGCATCCTCGGCCTCGTGGTCGAGGGGGTCACGGGCGAGCCCTACGCGCGCGCCTTCGCGCGCCTGCTCGCCGAGCCGCTCGGCCTCGAGGGCACGCTGGCGGACGTCGACGCCGCGCATGCCCCCGCAGGGGCGCCGCTCACGGCGGGCCACGGCGCGCTGCACTCCGCCGACGAGCGCCCCGTGCTCGCGAGCCCCGGCACGGGCGCGCTCGCCGCAGCGACGGGCGCGCTCTCGAGTGCCGCCGAGCTCACCGACGCGCTGCGCACCGTGGGCGAGGCCGACGTCCGGCTGCTGAGCGCCGAGGGCCGGCGTCGCATGCGCCAGCGCCTCTGGACGACGCAGGGCCGCGACGGCGGCAGCGCCGGCTACGGGCTCGGCCTCATGCACCGAGAGGTGGACGGCCGCACCTGGGTGGGCCACGGCGGCGCCTGGACGGGGCAGGCGACCCGCACGCTCGTCGACGCCGAGCGCGACGTCGTCGTCTCGGTGCTGACGAACGCGATCGACGGCCCGGCGGAGGAGCTGGCGGTGGGCGTCGCCCGCATCGTGCAGGCGGCGCTCGACGAGCCGGAGCCCGACGCGGACCTGGCGATGCTGCGATCGTTCGAGGGCACCTATGCGGGCATCTGGGGCCGCCTCGACGTCGTCGAGCTGGGCGGCAGGCTGCTGGGCGTCTCGCCCACGGCCGCGGATCCGCTGGCGGCGGTCGACGTGCTCGAGCCCGTGGATGAGGATCGCGTGCGGATCGCGGCCGCCACGGGCATGGGCTCGGGGCATGAGCTCGCGGTCGCGGAGCGCGGTCCCGACGGCGCCGTCGTCCGCTGGCGCGGGGCCTGGCACATGGAGTCGGTGCCGACCGTGCCGGACGCCGCCGGGGCGCCCTCGACCATCGCCTAG